TTTATGGCTTAGAAAAAATAGACGAAGACTATGTGAAGTCTAGAGAAATTAAGGAAGTTATTATTGCGACAGACAAAATTTCTCAAAAGAGATTGCTAGAGGTGTCTGATAAGTTTTTAACGCTTGGAGTCAAGGTAAAAATGGTGCCTCCTGTAGTAAACTGGGTAGAGGGAGATTTAAACGTCAATCATATCAAGGAAATAAAGATTGAGGACTTATTAAACAGAACGCCTATTCATATTAAAAATCCCTTGATAGAAGAAGAGGTAAATGGTAAGGTGATTTTAGTAACTGGAGCTGCGGGATCTATTGGTTCTGGAATAGTAGAACAGTTGACTAATTATCATTGTGAAAAAATTATCTTAATAGACCAAGCAGAGTCATGTTTATATGATGTTGAGCAGGATTTAATAAGAAAGAGAAAAAGAAATGTTGCGTGTTATGTGGCAGATGTAAGGGATATAAACATGATGGAAATGGTTTTTAAATCACATAAACCTCACATGGTGTTTCATGCAGCAGCATATAAACATGTGCCCTTAATGGAAGCAAATCCTTATGAAGCGGTAAAAGTAAATATTGCTGGAACAAAAAATATTGCTGATTTGGCTTGTAAATACAAAACCGATAAATTTGTAATGGTTTCTACAGATAAAGCGGTAAATCCTACCAATGTCATGGGGGCTACAAAAAGAGTGGCCGAATTGTATATAAGTTCAAAAAACAAAGTAGATAATTGTACAAAATTCATCACAACCAGATTTGGAAATGTATTAGGCTCTAATGGTTCGGTAATCCCGTTGTTTAAAAAACAAATAGCTGATGGAGGACCAATTACCTTAACCCATCCAGAAATCACAAGATATTTTATGACCATTCCAGAAGCTTGTCAACTAGTGATAGAAGCTGGTTCTATGGGGCTAGGAGGAGAAATATTTATTTTTGATATGGGAAAATCTGTCAAAATTATTGATTTGGCTAAAAGAATGATAAAGCTATCAGGTTTAGAATATCCTAATGACATAGATATAAAAATAACAGGTTTACGTCCTGGCGAA
Above is a genomic segment from Wenyingzhuangia fucanilytica containing:
- a CDS encoding polysaccharide biosynthesis protein, which codes for MKKYIIDIISNNIPRSLVLLIDLLIVAINFIFTYFISENFSKELDFVKLIVQLPYILLIALISFVIVGSYKGVIRYTGLRDTISIYMGITLMSCLFIISNYLNERIDFSPAYILTISTIIVLFLLNVMALITSRFLFKFVYKSVLKKSLETINIMIFGAGELGTIVYSTLEKENAQRNRIRCFIDDDPRKKGKTIDRISIYGLEKIDEDYVKSREIKEVIIATDKISQKRLLEVSDKFLTLGVKVKMVPPVVNWVEGDLNVNHIKEIKIEDLLNRTPIHIKNPLIEEEVNGKVILVTGAAGSIGSGIVEQLTNYHCEKIILIDQAESCLYDVEQDLIRKRKRNVACYVADVRDINMMEMVFKSHKPHMVFHAAAYKHVPLMEANPYEAVKVNIAGTKNIADLACKYKTDKFVMVSTDKAVNPTNVMGATKRVAELYISSKNKVDNCTKFITTRFGNVLGSNGSVIPLFKKQIADGGPITLTHPEITRYFMTIPEACQLVIEAGSMGLGGEIFIFDMGKSVKIIDLAKRMIKLSGLEYPNDIDIKITGLRPGEKLYEELLNDGENALPTHHKKIMINKSESFNVQEKIGLIEELIHLTDPENNIQIVEKMKQIVPEFISNNSIFENLDKK